In one Amaranthus tricolor cultivar Red isolate AtriRed21 chromosome 8, ASM2621246v1, whole genome shotgun sequence genomic region, the following are encoded:
- the LOC130821019 gene encoding vignain-like, whose product MDIAKFFLLLLSAALVFSLAKSFDFHESDLASDESLWDLYERWRAHHTVSRDLEEKQRRFNVFKANVHHIHKVNQMDKPYKLKLNMYADMTNHEFRNSYGSKIAHYRMFHPRPVTEFTHGRVEDLPDSVDWRAKGAVTPVKNQGNCGSCWAFSTIAAVEGINQIKTNQLLSLSEQELVDCDHDDYGCNGGLVEHALAYIKKVGGVVAEATYPYVAKNEICNSAKINGPVKIDGFEVVPENDEIALMKAVSNQPVSVAIDASGSDMQFYSEGVYTGDCGTDLDHAVTAVGYGTTQDGTKYWIVKNSWGPKWGEKGYIRMHRESKAKEGQCGIAMDACYPIKSSSVNPHAHHAPKDEL is encoded by the exons ATGGATATTGCTAAGTTCTTCCTGTTACTTCTCTCTGCAGCCTTAGTTTTCAGTCTAGCAAAGAGCTTCGACTTCCATGAGAGTGATCTTGCCTCAGACGAGAGCCTTTGGGATTTGTACGAGCGATGGAGGGCCCACCACACAGTTTCTCGAGACCTAGAGGAGAAGCAAAGACGGTTCAATGTTTTCAAGGCGAATGTCCATCACATTCACAAGGTGAACCAAATGGATAAGCCTTACAAGCTGAAGTTGAACATGTACGCAGACATGACTAACCACGAGTTTAGAAACTCTTACGGGTCAAAAATCGCACACTACAGGATGTTCCACCCTCGTCCTGTGACAGAATTCACACATGGCAGAGTTGAAGATCTTCCCGATTCAGTTGATTGGCGAGCTAAGGGCGCAGTTACTCCTGTCAAGAATCAAGGAAATTGCG GTAGTTGTTGGGCATTCTCAACAATCGCAGCAGTAGAAGGTATAAACCAGATTAAAACCAATCAATTGCTCTCACTTTCCGAGCAGGAGCTGGTAGATTGCGACCATGATGACTATGGTTGTAACGGAGGGCTTGTTGAGCATGCGCTAGCGTACATTAAGAAAGTCGGAGGAGTTGTTGCTGAAGCCACCTATCCGTATGTAGCTAAAAACGAAATATGCAACTCAGCCAAG ATAAATGGACCAGTAAAGATCGATGGTTTTGAAGTCGTACCTGAGAATGATGAAATCGCGTTGATGAAAGCTGTATCAAATCAACCTGTTTCTGTTGCTATTGATGCTAGTGGTTCTGATATGCAATTCTACTCTGAG GGAGTGTATACTGGAGACTGTGGAACAGACTTGGATCATGCAGTAACAGCAGTAGGATATGGAACAACACAAGATGGAACCAAGTACTGGATTGTGAAGAACTCATGGGGTCCTAAATGGGGTGAAAAGGGTTACATTCGGATGCATCGCGAATCGAAGGCTAAGGAAGGGCAATGTGGAATTGCAATGGATGCTTGCTATCCTATCAAGTCATCTTCTGTTAATCCTCATGCTCATCATGCTCCTAAAGATGAACTCTAA
- the LOC130820841 gene encoding protein terminal ear1 homolog, with the protein MSQNDVVRFHGNLDPSAQEFRPTYHPHHHLPFLPHPPLQPFYPDSIYLPVQINPNPLPSPVFVPPSIPPPASSPTRALLLTAVPADVSESLIRRELEIFGDVRAVQMERVSEGIVTVHFYDLRVAHAALDSVREQHMQHQNRLRIYYSSILAPNNTGPIPGLEVLAGPPPPPPPSPGLIAGRPVWAQFCIPATNAFPDGQNQGTIVIFNLNPTLSALALKDIFQTFGAVKELRETPLKRHQRFVEFYDVRDASRALLEMNGKEINGRSVMIEYSRPGGHSNKKFNHHFNPINKNFSAHNHSTNDQILNPPLLPPQQPPPFNLRHKRTSPRQNARCRRSSPSSEESLEAAMNGLALRGGNGNGNRNRIRNEERENVGVRNSGGNNNGNCSSHKSLTKTKPWKGKQKNFDPRFLIKEEAVIEESGSCKDNRTTVMIKNIPNKYSQKLLLNMLDNHCIHCNEQITAAEEDDDLPLSSYDFVYLPIDFNNKCNVGYGFVNMTSPEATLRLYKAFHHQHWEVFNSRKICEVTYARVQGLEALKEHFKNSKFACENDEYLPVVFSPPRDGRNLPAPLPIVFSNTTTSSTVHLECTDIDGSDFASSTTSTITTHHFDHDNSNTISGGDQEATNDNSNDDDSTTTRSSNGGGDVLNEDDGGSSNSSMGCSIAD; encoded by the exons ATGTCGCAAAACGACGTCGTACGCTTCCATGGAAACCTAGACCCATCAGCTCAAGAGTTCCGACCCACATACCATCCCCATCACCACCTCCCTTTTCTCCCTCATCCACCACTACAACCTTTTTACCCGGATTCTATTTACTTACCCGTTCAAATAAACCCGAATCCGCTACCTAGTCCAGTTTTTGTTCCGCCGTCAATTCCACCGCCGGCGTCATCTCCGACTAGAGCACTTCTTTTAACTGCCGTCCCCGCCGACGTTAGCGAATCGTTAATCCGACGAGAACTTGAAATCTTTGGCGATGTTAGAGCCGTTCAGATGGAGAGAGTTTCAGAAGGAATAGTAACCGTTCATTTTTATGATCTAAGGGTTGCACATGCAGCTCTTGATTCCGTACGTGAACAACACATGCAACACCAGAATCGCCTCCGTATTTACTATTCTTCTATTTTGGCGCCAAATAATACTGGCCCGATTCCTGGACTTGAGGTTTTAGCTGGCCCACCTCCGCCGCCTCCTCCTTCTCCTGGACTCATTGCGGGCCGGCCGGTTTGGGCACAGTTTTGTATTCCTGCTACAAACGCTTTTCCGGACGGTCAAAATCAGGGCACTATCGTCATTTTCAATCTTAACCCTACTCTTTCTGCTCTTGCTCTCAAGGACATCTTCCAAACATTTg GGGCGGTTAAGGAATTAAGAGAGACGCCATTGAAGAGGCATCAAAGATTTGTAGAGTTCTATGACGTTCGAGATGCTTCTAGAGCTTTATTAGAAATGAATGGGAAAGAAATCAATGGTAGAAGTGTGATGATAGAGTATAGTAGACCTGGTGGACATTCTAACAAGAAGTTTAACCACCATTTCAATCCAATCAACAAAAACTTCAGCGCCCACAATCATAGTACCAATGACCAAATTCTAAATCCCCCATTACTTCCGCCACAACAACCTCCTCCATTCAATCTCCGCCACAAAAGAACATCCCCTCGACAGAATGCTCGGTGTCGTCGAAGCTCTCCAAGTAGCGAGGAGTCTCTTGAAGCTGCCATGAATGGTCTTGCACTACGAGGTGGTAACGGAAATGGTAATAGGAATAGGATTAGAaatgaggagagagaaaatgttGGTGTTAGGAACAGTGGTGGGAATAACAATGGAAATTGTTCGAGTCATAAATCATTGACGAAAACAAAACCATGGAAAGGGAAACAAAAGAATTTTGATCCAAGGTTTTTGATTAAGGAAGAAGCAGTTATTGAAGAAAGTGGTTCATGTAAAGATAATAGGACTACTGTTATGATCAAGAACATACCCAACAAGTATAG TCAGAAGCTGTTGTTGAATATGTTAGACAATCACTGCATACACTGCAATGAACAGATAACAGCTgctgaagaagatgatgatttgCCATTGTCTTCCTACGATTTTGTTTACCTCCCAATAGATTTCAA CAACAAATGCAATGTGGGATATGGGTTTGTGAATATGACTTCCCCAGAAGCTACTTTGAGGTTATACAAGGCTTTCCATCATCAACATTGGGAAGTTTTTAATTCTCGCAAGATTTGTGAGGTCACTTATGCTAGAGTTCAG GGATTGGAAGCATTGAAAGAGCATTTTAAGAACTCAAAATTCGCATGTGAGAACGACGAGTATCTTCCCGTAGTATTCTCCCCGCCTCGAGATGGTCGAAACTTACCTGCTCCGCTCCCAATCGTTTTCTCCAACACTACCACATCATCCACCGTTCATCTCGAGTGCACCGACATTGATGGCTCTGATTTCGCCTCATCCACTACCTCCACAATAACCACCCATCATTTTGATCATGATAATAGTAATACCATCAGTGGTGGAGATCAAGAGGCTACTAATGACAATAGTAATGATGATGATAGTACTACAACTAGGTCATCAAACGGCGGCGGGGATGTTTTGAAtgaagatgatggagggagtagTAATAGTAGTATGGGCTGTAGCATAGCTGATTAA